The following are from one region of the Tsukamurella paurometabola DSM 20162 genome:
- a CDS encoding (2,3-dihydroxybenzoyl)adenylate synthase, which yields MTFVSPSAADFVNLPPQQRRRYVEARLYEGLPLWSAILGTGRTDPSLPAVLDEERSLTRAELDSASAARAAGFAGEFAPGDVVVLHLPNTVEFVVTLLGLLRAGVLPVMALPAHRIAEIEHLAATSGAVGYICADDRTGYDYRDLGTELRGRVPAVRSVLVDGAPGPHRALVDGAPSDSPDVRPDPTTPALFLISGGTTGAPKLIPRTHEDYLYNARTAAAVCGLGPDDVYLVALPAAHNFPLACPGLIGALLTGGRVVLTRDPSPDSALELIEQHRVTVTALVPALAQLWTAARAWESADVTSLRLLQVGGAKLAEPDARAAQEAFPGTLQQVFGMAEGLINLTRIGADPDVVATTQGIPMSPFDELRVVDEDGEDVPEGTVGELLTRGPYTIRGYYRAGAANRRAFTSDGFYRSGDQVRIRPDGSIEYVSRIKETIVRGGENIFPDDIEEALLAHPAVREAGVIGLPDPVLGERTCAVLVTDGRLLTLAEVRDHLTGRGLAAFKLPDRVRVIDDLPLTAVGKVDKKALRGLLR from the coding sequence GTGACATTCGTATCTCCCAGCGCGGCCGACTTCGTGAATCTGCCCCCTCAGCAGCGGCGACGCTATGTCGAGGCGCGCCTGTACGAGGGGCTCCCGTTGTGGAGCGCGATCCTCGGAACCGGACGGACCGACCCGTCGCTACCCGCCGTCCTCGACGAAGAGCGCTCCCTCACCCGCGCAGAACTCGACTCCGCGTCCGCGGCGCGCGCCGCCGGCTTCGCCGGCGAATTCGCCCCCGGCGATGTGGTGGTGCTGCACCTGCCGAACACCGTCGAGTTCGTCGTCACCCTCCTGGGGCTGCTCCGCGCCGGAGTGCTGCCGGTGATGGCACTGCCCGCGCACCGGATCGCCGAGATCGAACACCTCGCGGCCACCTCCGGCGCCGTCGGTTACATCTGCGCGGACGACCGGACCGGCTACGACTACCGCGATCTGGGCACCGAGCTGCGCGGCCGGGTGCCCGCCGTCCGTTCCGTCCTGGTCGACGGTGCCCCCGGCCCCCACCGGGCGCTCGTCGACGGTGCACCGTCGGACAGCCCGGACGTGCGGCCCGATCCCACGACACCCGCACTGTTCCTGATCTCCGGCGGCACCACGGGCGCGCCGAAGCTCATCCCGCGCACGCACGAGGACTACCTGTACAACGCCCGTACGGCCGCCGCGGTGTGCGGGCTCGGCCCGGACGACGTGTATCTGGTCGCACTGCCCGCAGCGCACAACTTCCCCCTGGCCTGCCCGGGCCTGATCGGCGCGTTGCTCACCGGCGGCCGCGTGGTGCTCACGCGCGATCCGAGCCCCGACTCCGCGCTGGAGCTGATCGAGCAGCACCGCGTGACGGTGACCGCGCTGGTCCCGGCGTTGGCGCAGCTGTGGACCGCCGCGCGGGCCTGGGAGAGCGCGGACGTGACGAGTCTGCGACTGCTCCAGGTCGGTGGGGCGAAGCTCGCCGAGCCCGACGCCCGCGCCGCACAGGAGGCCTTCCCCGGCACCCTGCAGCAGGTCTTCGGCATGGCCGAGGGGCTGATCAACCTCACCCGGATCGGCGCGGACCCGGACGTCGTCGCCACCACGCAGGGCATTCCGATGAGCCCGTTCGACGAGCTGCGGGTGGTCGATGAGGACGGCGAGGACGTGCCCGAGGGCACCGTCGGCGAGCTACTGACCCGTGGCCCGTACACGATCCGCGGCTATTACCGGGCCGGTGCCGCGAACCGGCGCGCGTTCACCTCCGACGGCTTCTACCGGTCCGGCGATCAGGTGCGGATCCGGCCGGACGGCTCGATCGAATACGTCTCACGCATCAAGGAGACCATCGTGCGCGGCGGGGAGAACATCTTCCCCGACGACATCGAGGAGGCCCTGCTCGCGCACCCGGCGGTCCGCGAGGCCGGGGTGATCGGACTCCCGGACCCCGTGCTGGGGGAGCGGACCTGCGCCGTGCTCGTCACGGACGGGCGGCTGCTCACCCTGGCCGAGGTCAGGGACCATCTCACCGGCCGGGGTCTCGCGGCGTTCAAGCTGCCGGACCGGGTGCGGGTCATCGACGACCTGCCGCTCACCGCGGTCGGGAAAGTGGACAAGAAGGCGTTGCGCGGCCTGCTCAGATGA